From the genome of Schaalia odontolytica:
GGGTGCACCGATGATGGCCGTCAGGATCGAAATGGGAATTTCCGAGGCCGACAGGGAGCGCGCGAGGGTGTCGATGACGATCATGAGCGCCGACCCGAGTAGCAGCGAGACGGGGATGACCGCTCGGTTGTTCTGCCCGCACAGCATGCGCGCGCAGTGTGGCACGAGCAGGCCGACCCAGCCGACCTGGCCGCACATTGAAATGACCGAGGCCGTGATGACCGTCGAGGCGACGATGAGGATGGCGCGCATGAGGGAGACGTTGACGCCTGCTGAGCGGGCCTCGTCCTCAGACAGGGAGAGGATGTTGAGCTGCCAGCGCAGTGCCACGATGACGACGACGCCCGCGATGATGAAGGGGGCGCCCAGCGCGATCTGGTGGTAGGTGACCGCGGCAAGGGAGCCCATCAGCCAGTAGGTGATCTCGGGGAGCTGGCTCGTGGGGTCGGCGGTGAGCTTGAGGAGCGAGAGGACCGCGTTCGCCAGGGCGGATACGATGACGCCGCCGAGCACGAGCGTGATGACGTTGAAAGAACCCGTGCGCGTGCGCGAAATCGCCGTCGTAAACGCCATCGTCCCCAGGCCTGCGACGAGCGCCGCAGCCTGCACGCCGATCAGGTTCCAATCCAGCAGCAGGGCGATGACGGCGCCGACGCACGTGCCCGCCGCGACACCCAACGTGTCCGGAGTGGCCAGGGGATTGGAGAAGAGAGACTGGAACGAGGCGCCGGCAACCGACAGGCCACCGCCGATCAGGATTGCCACGATGATGCGCGGCGCCCGCAGGTCAAACACGACGGAGTTGACCCGCGGGGGCACCGCCGGGCCACCCCAGAACCTCGCGCGCAGCGCCGCAACCACGTCCTCCAGGGACACGGAAAAACGGCCGATCAGCATGGCTGCCGCCGCGCACACGACGATGAGGGCGATCAGCGTGGGGACCACCCACACGCGCAGCCGCCCGTTCCTGGTCAGTACAGACTTCATGATGTCCTCTCCCCGACGCGCGCCGGGAGTAAAGCGCACA
Proteins encoded in this window:
- a CDS encoding FecCD family ABC transporter permease, whose translation is MKSVLTRNGRLRVWVVPTLIALIVVCAAAAMLIGRFSVSLEDVVAALRARFWGGPAVPPRVNSVVFDLRAPRIIVAILIGGGLSVAGASFQSLFSNPLATPDTLGVAAGTCVGAVIALLLDWNLIGVQAAALVAGLGTMAFTTAISRTRTGSFNVITLVLGGVIVSALANAVLSLLKLTADPTSQLPEITYWLMGSLAAVTYHQIALGAPFIIAGVVVIVALRWQLNILSLSEDEARSAGVNVSLMRAILIVASTVITASVISMCGQVGWVGLLVPHCARMLCGQNNRAVIPVSLLLGSALMIVIDTLARSLSASEIPISILTAIIGAPFFIVLLRRTGGAR